A window of Mytilus edulis chromosome 10, xbMytEdul2.2, whole genome shotgun sequence contains these coding sequences:
- the LOC139493452 gene encoding baculoviral IAP repeat-containing protein 7-like isoform X2, with product MTRKQSFNCSQIPTGQSVNHLAEAGFFYAGHKDFVRCFSCGVLIKNWKHGQDPLTEHMRKSSSCDFLEQPRIHEHHDERASVHSTSNENVDRLAADIQSVLNLGYDMDSIQRAYQFCHETNSGLRSVDISQLTNRLLDLTVVDHIAEESTQQRQDVNVPDQSMEERTPSYIQRIEQEVRQLRETLMCKICMDTSANVVIMPCGHFTSCLQCTSALTNCPQCRVGITSRIKVFL from the exons ATGACAAGAAAACAATCGTTCAACTGTTCCCAGATTCCGACTGGACAAAGTGTTAATCACTTAGCTGAAGCCGGATTTTTTTATGCGG GTCATAAAGATTTTGTAAGATGCTTTTCTTGTGGAGTTCTGATAAAGAACTGGAAACATGGACAGGACCCGTTAACAGAACATATGCGTAAATCATCTAGCTGTGACTTTCTGGAACAACCAAGAATTCATGAACACCAC GACGAAAGAGCAAGCGTACATAGTACTTCAAATGAGAATGTCGACAGGCTAGCAGCTGATATCCAGTCAGTCCTGAATTTAGGGTACGACATGGATTCCATCCAAAGAGCATATCAGTTTTGTCACGAAACAAACAGCGGTTTAAGGAGTGTTGATATCAGCCAACTCACAAATCGACTTCTTGACTTGACAGTTGTTGATCATATTGCAGAAGAATCAACACAGCAAAGACAAGATGTCAATGTACCTGACCAATCGATGGAAGAAAGAACTCCCAGTTACATTCAACGTATTG aacaaGAAGTTCGTCAGCTTAGAGAAACGTTGATGTGCAAGATTTGTATGGATACCTCCGCAAATGTTGTGATCATGCCATGTGGACATTTCACATCATGTTTGCAATGCACTTCCGCACTGACAAATTGTCCTCAGTGTAGAGTCGGCATTACTTCCAGAATCAAAGTTTTCCTCTGA
- the LOC139493452 gene encoding baculoviral IAP repeat-containing protein 8-like isoform X1 encodes MGYERTVQQRQHHGLPRKGIRHREYSSYMTRKQSFNCSQIPTGQSVNHLAEAGFFYAGHKDFVRCFSCGVLIKNWKHGQDPLTEHMRKSSSCDFLEQPRIHEHHDERASVHSTSNENVDRLAADIQSVLNLGYDMDSIQRAYQFCHETNSGLRSVDISQLTNRLLDLTVVDHIAEESTQQRQDVNVPDQSMEERTPSYIQRIEQEVRQLRETLMCKICMDTSANVVIMPCGHFTSCLQCTSALTNCPQCRVGITSRIKVFL; translated from the exons ATGGGTTATGAA agaACTGTTCAACAAAGGCAACACCATGGACTTCCTAGGAAAGGAATTAGACACAGAGAATATTCATCATACATGACAAGAAAACAATCGTTCAACTGTTCCCAGATTCCGACTGGACAAAGTGTTAATCACTTAGCTGAAGCCGGATTTTTTTATGCGG GTCATAAAGATTTTGTAAGATGCTTTTCTTGTGGAGTTCTGATAAAGAACTGGAAACATGGACAGGACCCGTTAACAGAACATATGCGTAAATCATCTAGCTGTGACTTTCTGGAACAACCAAGAATTCATGAACACCAC GACGAAAGAGCAAGCGTACATAGTACTTCAAATGAGAATGTCGACAGGCTAGCAGCTGATATCCAGTCAGTCCTGAATTTAGGGTACGACATGGATTCCATCCAAAGAGCATATCAGTTTTGTCACGAAACAAACAGCGGTTTAAGGAGTGTTGATATCAGCCAACTCACAAATCGACTTCTTGACTTGACAGTTGTTGATCATATTGCAGAAGAATCAACACAGCAAAGACAAGATGTCAATGTACCTGACCAATCGATGGAAGAAAGAACTCCCAGTTACATTCAACGTATTG aacaaGAAGTTCGTCAGCTTAGAGAAACGTTGATGTGCAAGATTTGTATGGATACCTCCGCAAATGTTGTGATCATGCCATGTGGACATTTCACATCATGTTTGCAATGCACTTCCGCACTGACAAATTGTCCTCAGTGTAGAGTCGGCATTACTTCCAGAATCAAAGTTTTCCTCTGA